The genome window GTCTACGAGCCCCATGAGCCCCATGAGCCCCATGAGTCCTACGAGTCCTACGAGTCCTACGAGGGCGCGGCGCCGGTCGTGCAGCCGGCGGGCGAGGTGCCGGGGTCCGTCAGCGCGAGACCGAGCTGGGCGCGTTCGGTGACCCAGCGGCTCGGGCGGTGGCGCGGATCGCCCGTCGTGCGGTGCAGCGCCCGGTGCAGCTCCAACATCCGGTCCGCGCCGATCCGGTCGCCCCAGGCCAGCGGGCCGACGGGGTAGCCGAGTCCGGTGGTGACGGCCAGGTCGATATCGGCGGGGGCGGCGATGGAGCGCTCCGCGATGCCTGCCGCGACCGACACGATCGAGGCGAGCAGCCGCTGGGCGACCGAGCCCGCGGTGTCCCGCACCACCGAGACCGCCCAGGGCTCGTCGCCCTCCGCCGCGCGGGCCAGCACCGCGCGGGCGTCGCGCGCGGCGGCCGGGTCCGCCGCCGGGGTCACGGCCAGCACCCGGCGCCGTGCCGGCCGCGGGCAGCGGGTCCACGCCGAAGGTGCGCCCCGCGGGCAGCCCGTTCCCGGCGACCGCCTCGGCGACCGCGGTGCCCCAGACCGGAACCAGTACCAGGGCTTCGGCGGACGGCCCGGTGCCGGTCTCGACGACGGCACCCGCGGCGGTCAGCGCCGCCCGCAGCGCGGCCGCGTCCTGCCCCGCGGTGCCGTGGACGAACACCGGACGGTCCGCGTCGCCCGTGACCGGCGGTTCCGGCGCGGGGGCGGGCGCCTCGGGACCGTACGCGTACCAGCCGTGCCCGGTCTTGCGGCCGTGCAGTCCGGCCGCCACCCGGTTGGGGGTGAGGTAGGAGGGGCGGAGCCGGTCCGCGTACCGGAAGCCCTGCCAGATCGAGTCGATCACCGCGGCCGTCACATCCAGCCCGGTGAGGTCCATCAGCTCGAAAGGGCCCATCCTCAGGCCCAGTACGTCGCGGGCGATCCGGTCGATGTCCGCCGGGTCGCCGACCGTCTCCTCCAGCAGCGCGAGGGCCTCGGTGACCAGACCGCGGCCGGCGTGGTTGACCAGGAAGCCGGGGGTGTCGGCGACGGTGACCGCGCGGTGCCCGCAGCTCTCGACGAGCGCGGTGAGGACCGGCGGGATCTCCGGGCGGGTGGCCGCGCCGGGCACGATCTCGACGATCTTCATCAGCGGTACCGGATTGAAGAAGTGCAGCCCGGCCAGGCGCGTCGGGTCCTTCAGCGCCGCGGCGATCCGGGTGACCGACAGGGACGAGGTGTTGGTCGCGAAGACCGCCGTCGCGGGCAGCACCCGCTCCAGCCTGCCGAAGACCTCCGTCTTGGTGTCGAAGTCCTCCCGCACGGCCTCGACGACCAGCTCGACGTCCGGCCCCTCCGCCCAGGGGTCGTCGAGCGGGACCAGCCGCTCCAGGGCGGCGGCGCGGTCCTCGGTGGACATCCGGCCTTTCTGGACGGCCCGTTCGAGCATGGACCGTACGAAGTCCACGGCGGCCGTCACGGCATCCGTGCGCACGTCGCACAGCTCGACGGTGTGTCCGGCGGTCGCCGCCCACTGGGCGATGCCGCGGCCCATGGCCCCGGCGCCGACGATCCTGATACGCATGGCGGTTGCGGTCCTCTCGGGGTGTGACATGTGATCCGTCCGGTCGAGCGGCTGTGACATGTGATCTGTCCAAGCGAGCGGCTGTGACATGTGATCCGTCTCAGCGAAGATAGACGCGTTCCGGGTCCACGTCCTCGCGCAGCAGCCGGAGTTCGGACTCCGTCGGCGGGGGTACGGTCCCGACCGTGCCGGCCACCTTCAGGTCCCAGCCGGTCGCCGCCCGTACCTGTTCGACGGTGACGCCGGGGTGGACGGCGACCAGCCTCAGCTCCTCGCCGACGCCCGTGCAGGCCAGGATGCCCAGTTCGGTGACGACCCGGGTGACACCGGCGCCCAGCGGCCTGATGCCCTCGGCCAGTGCCCGGTCGGGGCCGGGGGTGGTGCAGAAGTCGAGGGTCCCGGTGAAGGAACGCGGATTGTGGCGGCGCATCACGACGAAGACCTCACGGGAGTTGGCCATCACCTCGATGCCGCCGCCGGAACCGGGCAGGCGGACCGCGGGGCTGTCCCAGTCCCCGATCACGGACGTGTTGAGATTGCCCCACCGGTCGATCTGCGCGGCGCCCAGGAACCCCACGTCGATATGGCCGCCCTGCAGGACACAGCCGAAGAGCGCGGGCATCGACAGCACCGCCTCGGCACCGGTGATCAGGACCGCGTCGGCGATGGTCTCCGGCAGGTGCGAGGGGTGCGCGCCGCACACCCCGGACTCGTACACGACCTCGATCTCCGGGGCGACCGTCAGATGCGCCAGCTCGGTGGCGAGCGTCGGCAGGCCGATGCCGGCGAACACGGTGCGGCGCGCGGCCAGTTCACGGGAGGCGACGACGGAGAGCAGCTCGGACGAGGTGATGCTGTCCGGTGCGGTGGTGGTGATGGTCATGGCACGTTCCTTCTCGTGTCCCGATTCCGTCGCCCTTCCTGCCTGTCCGCTCACAGCCGCCGCCCGTAGTTCACCGGCAGGCTCAGCGCCTCGCCGACCGCCAGGCCCGCCCAGTACTCCTCGCCGAGCTTGTCGACGTACTCCGCGTGGTCGGCCGTCCCGAGCACCCATTCGGCCAGCCACTCCTGGAGCCGCTGCGGATCCTTGCTGATGTGCGACCAGGCGCGGTAGAAGGCGTTGTCCCGGTCGTAGTACCCCTGCGCGAAGGAGGGGTGTGCGCCGCGCGGACAGACGACGACCGCGTCGACCGCGTGGGCGGGGACGAGCGTGCGGTTCGGGTCCGAGCGGATCACCACGTCGTCGACGATCTCCTCCACGACGACGACCGCCTTGTCCGCCGCGTACACCGCCTCGGCCTGGATGCCGGTCAGGCCCCAGATCTGGGTGTTGCCGCTGCGGTCGGCGCGCTGGGCGTGGATGATCGTCACATCCGGGTTGACGGGCGGTACGACATAGATCTGCTCGGGCTCGCCGTCCGGGCCGGGGTAGGGCGAAGTGACCTTGCGCAGACCGCTGTTGACGGACGGCAGATCGCTGCCGCCGTAGCTGCGCAGCGGATGGAACGGCAGCCGCTGGGCGCCGGCCAGGTAGCGGCAGATCATTCCGTAGTGGCTGTACTCCTCGAAGGCGAGCGGCGCCGGTTCACCGGTCTCGATGCGGCGGCGCAGTTCGCCGAGCGACCCGGCGGAGGAGTTGCCGACGAAGGAGGAGACCAGCCGCGAGACACAGCCCGCGGCGATCATCTGGTCCACCACGATGTCCGCGGTCATCCGGACCACGGTGAGGTCGCGGCGGCCCTGGCGGATGATCTCGTGGCCCGCGGCGGTCGGGACGAGATGGGTGAAGCCTTCGAGACAGACGGTGCCGCCGTCGTGGACGAAGGCGGTGATCGCCGCCTTCATCGACATCGTCTTGTCTTTCCGGTCCGTCGTGGCCACGGTGCTCCTCCGGCTCTGCTGGCGCGTCCTGGGTATGCGCGTCGCCCCACCGTGTCAGCGGCTATTGATTGCTGTCCAATACCAAATTAAGGTCGTATCGAGACGTCAGATTAATGAATCGGATCAGTCGGTCACCGGTCACCGGTCACCGGTCATCGGTCATCGGTCACCGATGACCGATGACCGATGACCGACGACGGCCGGCGGCCGGTAGACGGTAGCCGGTAGCCGAAGGAGCGTGCATGGAGCTGCGTCATCTGTCCGCGTTCGTCGCCGTGGCCGAGGAGCTGCACTTCGGGCGGGCCGCGAAACGGCTGCAGATGGCCCAGCCGCCGCTGAGCCAGCAGATCCGCCAGTTGGAGAAGGAGCTGGGCGTCCAGCTCTTCGAACGCAACACCCGGTCGGTGCGGCTCACCAGCGCGGGGGAGTCCTTCCTCCAGCCGGTACGGACCGTGCTCGACGACCTCGACACCGCGGTGCGCGCCGCGAAGGCGGCGGGCCGCGGCGAGTACGGGCGGGTCACCATCGGCTTCGCGGGCGCCTCCAGTCACGAGACGCTGCCGCTCCTCACCCGGGCCGTGCGCGCCGCCCACCCCGCCCTCGAACTGGTCATGAAGGGGCAGACCTACGCCAACGTCGCCCTCGACCGGGTCGCCGACGGCTCGCTCGACCTGGGCTTCGTCCGGCTGCCGGTGACCCAGCCGGGAGTGGCGTACCGGGTGATCGACGAGGAGGAGCTGGTATGCGCGCTGCCCTTCGACCACCCGCTCGCCCGGCTGGAGAGCGTCCCCATCGGTGTCCTGGCCGAGGAGTCCTTCGTCTCCTTTCCCGCCAACACCGGCTCCACCGTGCGCGACGCGATGGTCGGGGCCTGCGAGGCCGCCGGGTTCAACCCCCGGGTGGTCCAGGAGGCGCCCGACTCGTACACCATCCTGGCGCTGGTCGCCGCGGGAGTCGGCGTCACGCTCACTGTCACCTCCGTCCAGCACATCCAGCAGAACGGCCTCGTATACCGGCCCCTGGCCGGCCCGCCGATCCGGCTCCAGGCGGCGCTGGCCTGGCGCGCCGACAACCCCTCCGCCGCGCTGCGGGCGGTACTGGCGGTGGCGGAGGAGGCCCTGCCCACACCGTCGGGCCCGGCGGCGGGCCGAACCGCCGCAAGCCGGCATTGAGACGCGCCACGTCTTGAACCAGGGCGAACTGGATATTGGACCGACTCAGTCGCCGGGTGCAAGGGTCGGCGGCACACGCCACTCGCCTCCGAAAGGTCACGCCGTGCCCGATCAGCAGCTCGATGTCGTCATCTGCGAACCACTGCGCACCCCCATCGGCCGTTTCGGCGGAGTGTTCGCACAGCAGACGCCGGCCGCACTCGCCGCACGCGTCATCGCCGAGGTCGTGGCCCGTACCGGAATCGACCCCGCCGCCGTCGACGAGGTGATCCTCGGGCACTCCTACCCCTCCGCCGAGGCCCCCGCCATCGGCCGGGTCGCCGCTCTCGACGCCGGACTGCCCGAGACCGTCACCGGCTCCCAGGTCGACCGCCGCTGCGGATCGGGCCTCCAGGCCGTGCTCGACGCGGCGATGCAGATCCGGGCCGGGTTCAGCGAGGTCGTCGTCGCGGGCGGCGTCGACGTGATGAGCGCCGCCCCGTACTACACGCACGACGGCCGCTGGGGCATCAAGGGCCCCGGCCTCCAGCTCCACGACTCGCTGGCCCGGGGCAGGGTCACCGCGGGCGGCGTCAACCATCCCGTGCCGGGCGGCATGATCGAGACCGCCGAGAACCTCCGGCGTGCCTACGGCATCAGCCGTGCCGACCAGGACGCCCTCGCCCTGCGCTCGCAGCAGCGCGCCGGCCGGGCGGCGGCGGAGGGCCGGTACGACGCGGAGACCGTCCCGGTCACCGTACGCACCCGCAAGGGCGAGACCGTCGTCACCGCCGACGAGCACCCCCGCCCCGACACCACCGCCGAGCAACTCGCCGCGCTGCGCCCGATCATGGCGAAGTCCGACCCGGAGGCGACCGTCACCGCGGGCAACGCCAGCGGCCAGAACGACGCGGCCGCCGCCTGCCTGGTCACCAGCACCGCCACTGCCGAACGGCTCGGCCTCACCCCGCTGGTCCGGTTGGTCTCCTTCGCCCGTGCCGGGGTGCCCGCCGCGACGATGGGCATCGGCCCCGTCCCGGCGACCAGGGCCGCCCTCGACCGCGCCGGACTCACCCTCGCCGACCTCGACCTGATCGAGCTCAACGAGGCCTTCGCCGCCCAGGTGCTCGCCTGCACCCGCGAGTTGGGCCTCGGCGAGAAGGACCACGAGCAGCGCGTCAACGTCAACGGTTCCGGCGTCTCCCTCGGCCACCCGGTCGGCGCCACCGGCGCCCGTATCCTCGCCACGCTGACCCGTGAGCTGCACCGCCGCGAGGCCCGGTACGGGCTGGAGACCATGTGCATCGGCGGCGGACAGGGTCTCGCCGCGGTCTTCGAGCGGATCGCGGCCTGAGGTTCGGCCGACAGGTGCAGACCCCTGCCCCACGAGAAGAGAGACGAGAGGCCGGCCGCCATGCCGCCGACCGCGAACGGCAACCCGGAGATCCTCGCGCTGAGCGGGCGCGACCTCGGGCACTCCGACTGGAAGGAGATCACCAGGAACTCATCGACGCGTACGCGCACGTCTCCGGGGACCACCAGTGGATCCACACCGACGTCGAACGCGCCGCGTCCGGCCCGTACGGACGGACCATCGCGCACGGGTACATGGTGCTCAGCCGGGGCGTCCCGATGTCCGCCGAGCTGCTCCGGGTCGAGGGCGTGGGCCGCGCCCTCGACTACGGCGTCGACCGGGTCCGTCACCCGGCGCCCGTTCCGGATGCTGCTGCTCGGCGTCCTGCCACCAGGGGAGCTCGGCGGGTGATGTGGTCTGCACGGTGACTCCAGGATGCGGGACGGGGCTCGTCGTTGAGCCGCCGGCCCGCGTGGTGGGGGAAGGTCAGGGCCGGGCGATGCCTGCGACGAAGCGGGCGGTCAGGGCGGTGGGTGCGGTGATGGCGGTGCCGACGACGACGCTGTGGGCGCCGCGTGCCAGGGCCTCGGCGGCCTCCTCGGGGGTGTTGATACGGCCTTCGGCGACCACCGGGACGTCGATCGCGGCGGCGAGCGCGGAGACCAGGGTGAGATCGGGGCCGGTCTGCTCCGGCGTGCCCGGCACATAGCCGGAGAGGGTGGTGGAGACGAAGTCCGCGCCCTGCCCGGCCGCGGCGATGCCTTCGGCGAGCGTGGAGACGTCGGCCATCACCAGGGCCCCCGCCCCGTGCACCGCCGCGACCAGCTCGGCGAAGGTGGAGCCGTCGGGGCGCGGCCGGTCGGTGGCGTCGGCGGCGACCACATCGGCGCCGGGCGGTGCCTGCCCAGCCGCGGATGGAGTCGGTGGCGCTGGTGACCATGCCGGTACGGGGGTCGACGACCCCGGCCGCCGCGATGCCGAGCGCCATGGCCAGCCGACCCGGATCGACGGCCGCGGCCGCCCCGGCGAGTGCGTCCAGCACGGCCGCCGCGCCGTCCCGGGCCGGGGTGGGCCGGGTGTGCCGGGACAGGATCGTGCCGTCGGGGCCGAGGAGTGCGGCGGCGATCTTCGTACCGCCGAGGTCGAGCCCGATCACCGCGGCACCTGTTCTGCCGGCGGACGGCCGGGAGCGGTCGTTCATCGGACCGGCGGCAGGCCGGCGGCGCGCAGGCGCTGGGAGACCAGGGCGACGGATTCGGCGCTCAGCTGGATCTGCGGGAAGGCGGTGTCGCCGCAGGCGATGACGCCGAGCAGTCGGAGCGCCGCCTTGAAGGAGCCGAGCGCCGAGGAGCTGCGGCCCATGTCCGCCTCCGGACCGGCGTCGACCATGGCGAACAGCTCGACGAGCCGCTCCTGCTCCTTCGCGGCCAGCTCCCACTTCCCGGCCCGCGCGGCGTCGTAGAGCCGTACGTAACCGGCCGGGTCGACATTGCCGATGCCCGGCACGACACCGTCGGCCCCGGCCAACAGGGCCGCGTCCACCGTGAGTTCGGAACCGGTGAGCATGCTGAAGCGCGGCGCCGGTCCGTCCGTGCGGCCCTCGCGGCCACCCAGCTCGACGATCAGGCGGCGCAGTCCGCCCTCGTCACCGCTGCTGTCCTTGAGTCCGGCCAGCGTGCCGTCCTCGGCGAGCTCGCGCACCAGCGCGGGGGAGAGCTTGTTGTGCACGGCGACCGGGATGTCGTACGCGAACAGCGGCAGGTCGACCACCGCGCGCAGCCGCCGGAAGTGCTGGGCGATCTCCTTGCCGTGGGTGCGGGTGTAGAACGGCGCGGTCGCCACCAGGGCGTCCGCACCCAGTTCGGCGGCGGACCTGGCGTGCTCGACGACACGAGCGGTGGTGGTGTCGATGACACCGGCGAGGACCGGGACCCGGCCGTCGGCCGTATTGACCACGGTCTCCAGCGCCGTGGCGCGCTGCTCGTCGGTGAGGTACGCGACCTCGCTGGTGGAGCCGAGCGCGAACAGCCCGTGCACACCACCGCCGATGAGGTGCTCGACGAGCCGGGCGAGGGACGCGGTGTCGACCTCCCCCCGGGGGTCGAGCGGGGTGCAGACCGGCGGGACGACGCCGTGCAGCGGTGAGGTCAGGGACATGGTGAGGGCTCCAGCTCGGTCGATGCGCCGATCCGTGGCCCGAGGCAGCTGCACGGATCGAGACGTGAGACGTAAGATGTCCTATGTCTGGCTCACCTTAAACAGATGCTCCTGTGACCGGTCAAGGGGCAATCGCACCTCGGGAGGATGTTGTGGCGCGCCCCACCATGGCTCAGGACATAGAGCGCCGGCTCAAGGAGCTGATCCTGGAACGCAGACTCGGCCCCGGTGACGCGCTGCCCACCGAGGCGGAGCTGATGGAGCTCTTCGGGGCCGGCCGGGTATCGGTGCGCGAAGCCCTCAAGGCCCTCCAGGCCGTCAACGTCGTGGAGATCCGCCGCGGCTACGGCACCTTCGTCGGCTCGCTCTCCCTGTCACCCTTCGCCGAAGGGCTCGCCTTCCGTGCCGCCGTCCGTCACCGGCGGGGGGAGCCGGGTCTCTTCGAGCTCATGAAGGTGCGGGAGGCGCTGGAGGCCGGTCTGGTCGGCGCCGTCACGGCCGGCATCCCCGACGAGGACCTCGACGTGCTGCGCGGCCTCGTCGCGAAGATGGACGCCGAGTCCCGCGACGGCGGCCGGGTGGCGCGCGGCACCGACCGCGCCTTCCACCTCGCGCTCTACGCCTCGCTCGACAATCACCTGCTCAGCGAGGTGCTCGACGCGTTCTGGGCGGCCATGGACCGGGTGCGCGAAGATCTCGACGACGGCCATCAGGACCCCATGGCCACCTGCGCCCAGCACCGCGAGATCGTCGAGGCGGTCGCGGCGGCCGACGGCGAACGCGCGGTGCGCGCCATGCGCACCCACTTCGACGGCATCCGCACCCGCCTCGCACCGTCGCCGGTCCCGCAGCCGGGGTGACGGACGCCTTCCGGCGGCGGAGGATCGGGGCCGCCCGGTCCCTCAGCGCCCCGGCGTCGCCCCGGTGATTGCGGTGACGGCCATCCGGACCGCCCGGTCCGTCACCGCCCGGGGGGCGTCGCCGTTCTCGATCGCCGTCGTGGCCGCGTTGACGATGCCCTGGAGGAGCAGCGCCGTGCGCCGCGGGTCCTCCTCGCCCAGCTCGGTCAGCGCGCCGATCAGCGGGGTGAGCAGCTCCCGGTGGGCGCGCACCGCGCTCTCCCGTACCACCGTCGCGTCCCGGACCCCGGCCAGCGCCTGGGCGATCCGGTGCTCCCCGCCGCGCACCAGCTCCAGCTGGGGCGACACATAGGCGGCGATCTTCTCCTGCGGCGTACCGGCCGCCGACAGGCCGGCCCGGATGGCGTCCGTCCAGCGCGGCATCGCGTCCTCCACGACCGCGGCGAGCAGCTCGGGGCGGCCGGGGAAGTACTTGTACACGCTGTTGCGGGCGAGGCCCGTGGCCCTGGCGACCGCGGTGAAGGTCACGGCCTCGGCGTCGCCGCCCTCCAGCAGTTCGCGCGCCGCCCCGCTCGTGGTCGGCGCCTTCTTCGCCGTGTGGACCGTGCAGCGGCAGCCCGAACTCGCCCTGCTGCGCGCACTGGGCGCCTCCCGCCGGCGGCTGCTCGCCCACACCGTGCTCCAGGCGGCCCTGGTCGTCGTCCTCGGCACCGCGGCGGGCGCCGTGCTCGCCGGAGCGGTCGGGCTGCTGGTCGGTGAAAAGGTGCCGTTCAGCCTGCCCGCCACCACCCTCGCCGCCACCATGTGCACCGTCGCGGCCGTCGGCCTCGCGGGCACCGCCCTGACCCTGCGCCGGGTCACCGCAGCCGACCCGCTGACCATGCTGGGAGCCAACCGATGAGCCTCGAACTGACCGGCGTCACTGTCGAGTTCGGCCGCGCCGACGCCCGTACCGCCGTCTTCGACGGCCTCGACGTCACTTTCGGACCCGGCCGGATGACGGCCCTCGTCGGCCCGTCGGGCTCCGGCAAGTCCACGCTGCCCGCCGTCGCGGGACCGCTGCTGCGGCCCACCGCGGGACAGGTCCTGCTGGACGGCGAGGACCTCGCCGGACTCTCCGACGCCCGGCGCGCCGAGGCGCGCCGCGAACGGATCGGCTACATGTTCCAGAGCGGCAATCTGCTCTCCGGACTGGCCGCCGTCGACCAGCTGCTCGCCGCGGTGTACATCGGTGGCCGACGCCCCCGCGCGCACCGCTCCCGCGCCGAGGAGGCCCTGCCCCGGGTGGGCCTCGGCCATCGCCTGCGCCACCGCCCCGAACAGCTCTCCGGCGGCGAACGCCAGCGCGTCGCCCTGGCCCGTGCGCTCTTCCTCTCCCCGAAACTGCTGCTGATCGACGAACCGACGGCGGCCGTCGACCGGTCCCAGGCCGGCGAACTGGCCGCGCTCCTCGCCGAACGCACCCGCCAGGACGACTGCGTCACGGTCGTGGCCACGCACGACCCGGCCGTGGCGGAGGCCGCCGACCGGGTCGTGGACATGGCCGCGCTGACCGCCGACGCGGCTCCGACAGCACGGCCCGGCCGCTGACCCGGCCCCGCGATCGGGACCGCGACCGGCCCAGTGACCGCGACCGGCCCAGTGACCGCGACCGGCCCCGCGACCGGGTCCGTCATTGCCGCTGGACGCTGCCGTACAGATAACTGTCGGCGCCGTTCAACGCGGCGCGGCTGAGCGCGTCCACCTCGGCCGGCCCCATCGTCGGCCAGTCGGGTGTGTTCTCGACGAGCTCCCGCCCCAGCCTGCGGCCGAGTCCGACCAGGCGGGCCCCCTCGGCGGAACGCTCCTCCGCGTACCGGTGCAGGGCACCGTGGGTGATGCTGTCACCGGTGACGACCCAGGTGGCGGGAGTGTCGCTGTTCAGGGCCGTGGAGATCCTGCCCAGATCGGCGAGGTCGGGGCGGGGGCTCTGCGCGACCAGTTCGGCCTCGTCGAGCACCCGGTCCCAGACCGCGGCCCGCTCGATCGTGCCGGTGCAGAACCACTCGCCGCCGGGGTGGTCGCTGTCGAGATTGCGGCCGAGAGCGAGTGCGCTCAGCCCGGAGACGGCGGCGAAGAAGGAGTGCCGCGCCGTCTCGAAGACCTTGCGTCCGCCGGCGTGCAGCCGGGTGCCGGAGGAGTCGACGGTGACGGCGACGGTATGACGCAACCCGTCGTCATACCGTGTCTTGGTCATGACATTGATCAGCGCCGCACCCTTCTCGCGCACGGAGAACTGAAGGGCGCCGCCGCTCAGGTTCAGCGTGATGTCGGACGAGGGCTCGGTCGGATCGGAGGCGCTGAGCAGGGTCATCGCCTCGTTGTGGCTGGTGGTGCGGAAGGTGACGACGATGGTCCCCGCGGTGAGCGGGGCGAGTGCGCCGACCCGGTTCGACAGGTCGACGTACTCGCTGCCGTCCAGGTCCACGGGGGTGCCGTGGTCCAGGAGCGGGCCGCCGCCCGAAGCGGCGGCGAAGGCGCGGCCGCCGAGCCGGGAGCTCAGGGCCGCCGCGCCGACGGCAAGAAGCACGGATCGTCTGCGCACGGAAGGTGCCTCCGGTCAGGAGTGGCCGGCCCGCCCCGACGGAGGGTCTGCGAAAAGGGAACGCACCCAGGCCAGTTGCTCCCGCTGCTGATACGCCGCGCCACCCTCGTGCCCGTTGAACTCGTAGACGCGTACGTCCTTGGGGCCCGCGTAGTGGTTGTACGCGGTGAAGCAGGTGGAGGGCGGGCAGATCTCGTCCATCATCGCGATCGCGAACAGCGCGGGAGCGGTGGCGCGGGTGGCGAGCAGTGCGGCATCGAAGTACGACAGGGTGGTGAAGGCCGTCCCGGTGCGGTCGCGGTGGAGCTTGAGGTATTCGGCCATCTCGGTGTAGGGCGGCCGACCCGAAATCTCCGCGCCGCGCCGGAAGTTGCAGAGGAACGGCACATCCGGCATCACCCCGGCCAGTCCCGGCACCAGCCCCGACACCGCCAGGGCGATGCCGCCGCCCTGGCTGACCCCGGTCACGACGATCCGGTCCGGATCGACCGCGGGGTGCTCGCGCATCGCCTCGACACAGCGCACCGCGTCGGTGAACACCCGCCGGTAGTAGTACGTTTCGGGGCTCTCGATGCCGCGGGTGAGGAAGCCGGGTACGGCGCCGGCCGCACCGGCGTCCGTATCGGCGGTGGAACCGCTCGCGGCCGACCAGCCCTGACCACGGGTGTCCATGATCAGGTGCGCGTGACCGGCGGAAGCCCAGAGCGGATTCTCGTGCGCCAGGCCGCGCCCACGTCCGTAACCGAGGAACTCGACCACGCAGCCGAGGGGTTCGGTGGCCCCGGCCGGCAGATGCAGCCAGCCGCGGACCGGACGTCCGGCGAAGCCGGGCAATGTCACATCGTACGTACGGACCTGGGTGAGCCCGGTGTCCACGGGCGCGAACACCGGCTTCGGCACCGGACCGCCGGCGGCGGACGCCTCGCTCAGGGTGCTCGACCAGAAGGCGTCGAAGCCGTCCGGAACCGGCAACTCGGGCCGGTATTCGCGGCAGTCCGCGAGCGAGAGGTCCCGGCAGGGCCCGGTCGCGTCTCCCCGGAAGGGCGGGCGGCAGGGTCAGTCCGGGGCGTTGTCGCGGGCGCGGGCCTCGGAGATCCGGCGCCTGACCGGGGCGTAGTGCTCGCCCAGCGCCTTCATGAAGCCGGTGATGTCCCCGGCCCGCGCGGCGTCCACGATGTTCTGGTGGGCCGCGATCGTCGCCATC of Streptomyces sp. NBC_01363 contains these proteins:
- a CDS encoding laminin G domain-containing protein, coding for MRRRSVLLAVGAAALSSRLGGRAFAAASGGGPLLDHGTPVDLDGSEYVDLSNRVGALAPLTAGTIVVTFRTTSHNEAMTLLSASDPTEPSSDITLNLSGGALQFSVREKGAALINVMTKTRYDDGLRHTVAVTVDSSGTRLHAGGRKVFETARHSFFAAVSGLSALALGRNLDSDHPGGEWFCTGTIERAAVWDRVLDEAELVAQSPRPDLADLGRISTALNSDTPATWVVTGDSITHGALHRYAEERSAEGARLVGLGRRLGRELVENTPDWPTMGPAEVDALSRAALNGADSYLYGSVQRQ